A single genomic interval of Candidatus Methylomirabilota bacterium harbors:
- a CDS encoding GNAT family N-acetyltransferase, which translates to MKARRARGRAAGGALSIRPGTARDVPTILALIRGLADYERLRHECRATATGVRRHGFGRRPYFETLIARRGGRPVGFALYFFTFSTFLAKPSLYLEDLFVLPEERGQGAGRALLAALARIAVRRGCGRLEWAVLDWNRPAIGFYKRLGARFRREWILTRLTGAPLAKLGRSG; encoded by the coding sequence TGTCGATCCGTCCGGGCACTGCGCGCGACGTGCCCACCATCCTCGCCCTCATCCGGGGTCTTGCCGACTACGAGCGGCTCCGCCACGAGTGCCGGGCCACTGCGACGGGTGTGCGGCGTCACGGCTTCGGCCGGCGCCCCTACTTCGAGACCCTCATCGCGCGTCGGGGCGGGCGTCCCGTGGGCTTCGCCCTCTACTTCTTCACGTTCTCCACGTTCCTCGCCAAGCCGAGTCTGTATCTCGAGGACCTCTTCGTGCTGCCCGAAGAGCGCGGACAGGGCGCGGGACGCGCGCTCCTCGCCGCGCTTGCGCGCATCGCGGTGCGGCGCGGCTGCGGCCGCCTCGAGTGGGCGGTGCTCGACTGGAACCGCCCGGCCATCGGCTTCTACAAGCGGCTGGGCGCGCGCTTTCGCCGCGAGTGGATTCTCACGCGCCTGACCGGCGCGCCACTCGCGAAACTGGGCCGGAGCGGATAG
- a CDS encoding DUF2157 domain-containing protein yields the protein MADRFPTRLATEIQSWIREGLVSAEQGARILARYPPEAGWLSRPAALFGRIGGGLVAAGLALVIAHNWESIHRWVKLGGLVALMLAAHWGGLRVRERGYIALGEGLAVIGGAMLLLGIALIGQIYNLSGRPADAVELWWLLLLPAAYARPSLALGALAYGGIVAWFSMQATDRGTLLGGALERAPILWSVAFGTLGLVLLGLGMLHGDGMYRRLRQLLEQAGIALTLTVLIALGFPLYRELNLDSCRCASVAIGVWTLLGVAALLIGARRLPDAPPGARRSCLALLLLLPLCLAAVQVLVARGAPLYVWNALRYASWALTFGVSLGLVLFGARWGRTSWINWGVVSLLAQALVRYLDLFGTMLQTSALFVSSGALVLGLGWALERMRRRMTRRGEAAT from the coding sequence GTGGCGGATCGCTTCCCGACTCGGTTGGCCACCGAGATCCAGAGCTGGATCCGCGAGGGACTCGTGTCCGCCGAGCAGGGCGCACGTATCCTCGCCCGCTATCCGCCCGAGGCGGGGTGGCTCTCCCGTCCCGCCGCCCTCTTCGGCCGCATCGGCGGCGGCCTGGTTGCGGCCGGGCTCGCGCTCGTCATCGCCCACAACTGGGAGTCCATTCATCGCTGGGTCAAGCTGGGTGGGCTGGTCGCGCTCATGCTCGCCGCCCACTGGGGCGGCCTCCGGGTGCGCGAACGGGGCTACATCGCGCTCGGTGAAGGGCTCGCGGTGATCGGCGGCGCGATGCTCCTCCTGGGGATCGCGCTCATCGGGCAGATCTACAACCTGTCCGGCCGCCCCGCGGACGCCGTCGAGCTCTGGTGGCTGCTCCTGCTGCCCGCCGCCTACGCTCGGCCCAGCCTCGCCCTCGGCGCGCTCGCGTATGGCGGAATCGTGGCGTGGTTCTCCATGCAGGCCACCGACCGCGGCACCCTGCTCGGCGGCGCGCTGGAGCGGGCGCCGATCCTCTGGAGCGTCGCGTTCGGTACGCTGGGCCTGGTGCTCCTCGGCCTCGGCATGCTCCACGGCGACGGCATGTATCGACGGCTGCGTCAGCTCCTCGAGCAAGCGGGGATCGCGCTGACCCTCACGGTTCTCATCGCGCTCGGCTTCCCGTTGTACCGCGAGCTCAATCTCGACTCGTGCCGCTGCGCCTCGGTGGCGATCGGCGTGTGGACGCTGCTGGGAGTGGCGGCCCTCCTGATCGGGGCACGTCGGCTGCCCGACGCGCCGCCGGGAGCCCGGAGATCCTGCCTGGCCCTGCTGCTGCTCCTGCCTCTGTGCCTCGCCGCCGTCCAGGTGCTGGTGGCCAGAGGGGCGCCGCTCTACGTGTGGAATGCCCTCCGCTATGCGAGCTGGGCGCTCACATTCGGCGTCTCGCTGGGCCTCGTGCTCTTCGGCGCCCGGTGGGGCCGCACTTCGTGGATCAACTGGGGCGTGGTGTCGCTGCTGGCGCAGGCGCTCGTCCGCTACCTCGACCTCTTCGGCACCATGCTCCAGACGAGCGCGCTCTTCGTCTCATCGGGCGCGC